A single Marinitoga hydrogenitolerans DSM 16785 DNA region contains:
- the fliJ gene encoding flagellar export protein FliJ yields the protein MRFHFNLERLKNLRERLEEEAKRIFLEATAERIKSEQDLVDINNKIKLENENFIKQISNNLITIQEIQQWRSYLESLEKERIRLGEIYREKVAIEEEKRQKYLEARKERIILEKLKERKFEEYKIEYQREENRNLDEIGIQMFYRKKE from the coding sequence ATGAGATTTCATTTTAATTTAGAAAGATTAAAAAATTTAAGAGAACGTTTAGAAGAAGAAGCAAAAAGAATATTTTTAGAAGCAACTGCTGAAAGAATTAAATCAGAGCAGGATCTTGTTGATATAAATAATAAAATAAAATTAGAAAACGAGAATTTTATTAAACAAATATCTAATAATTTAATAACAATTCAGGAAATTCAACAATGGAGATCATATTTAGAATCATTAGAAAAAGAAAGAATAAGATTAGGTGAAATCTACAGAGAAAAAGTAGCAATAGAAGAAGAAAAAAGACAAAAATATTTAGAAGCACGTAAAGAAAGAATAATTCTAGAAAAATTAAAAGAAAGAAAATTTGAAGAATATAAAATTGAGTATCAAAGGGAAGAAAATAGGAACCTTGATGAAATAGGTATTCAAATGTTTTACAGAAAAAAAGAATGA
- a CDS encoding helix-turn-helix domain-containing protein, whose amino-acid sequence MAWKYKGIRKCLIDRALMNMSQSDTIITSMHLPELKKTELEKTELNGTLKELLDEYEKHIIIETLKAFQGNKTATAKKLGLTVRNLYYKLEKLGLK is encoded by the coding sequence TTGGCCTGGAAATATAAGGGAATTAGAAAATGTCTTATAGATAGAGCATTGATGAATATGTCACAGTCTGATACAATAATAACTTCAATGCATTTACCAGAATTAAAAAAAACTGAGTTAGAAAAAACAGAATTAAATGGCACACTAAAAGAATTACTTGATGAATATGAAAAACATATTATTATAGAAACATTAAAAGCATTTCAAGGAAATAAAACAGCAACAGCAAAAAAGTTAGGACTAACCGTTAGAAATTTATATTATAAACTTGAAAAATTGGGTTTAAAATAA
- a CDS encoding sigma 54-interacting transcriptional regulator, protein MSNEEMIMRILDDIQEAVILINENEEIIFLNNSAAKILSIPKEKALYTKVTDTITDTRLHIVLKTGIPELDRIQNLGKKIIVTSRFPIKDEDEEIIGAAAIFRDVTSIQKLAEEVTNLRELDSLLRAIIDSTYDAISVADEEGRIVMVNKAYTKVTGLTPKEVMGKLATYDIAEGQESMHIRCSREKKPILNVKTKLATNKKEVLINVNPIFVKGEFKGSVGVIHDISEIERLIRELEATKRLLKKDEAKYAFEDIVAESEIMKNVIFQAKKAANTDVNVLLYGEPGVGKEILAQAIHNYSKRREHPFISTNLLLQDEKKQLENFFENKENLIIEAGTGTLFIDNAHLMSPEVQKLMIELLNDGNIYYKGKKITLNSRIIFATPENLKELMSIGKFSRKLYYKISVVTIDVPALKDRKEDIPKMAKQILHILNQKHEKVVYDFSEDALKILEDYDWPGNIRELENVL, encoded by the coding sequence GTGAGTAATGAAGAAATGATTATGAGAATACTTGATGATATACAAGAAGCTGTTATTTTAATTAATGAAAATGAAGAAATTATTTTTTTGAATAATTCAGCAGCAAAAATATTAAGTATTCCAAAAGAAAAAGCATTGTATACAAAAGTTACAGACACTATTACAGATACTCGTCTTCATATTGTTTTAAAAACGGGTATTCCAGAATTAGACAGAATACAAAATCTTGGTAAAAAAATTATAGTAACTTCAAGATTTCCAATAAAAGATGAGGATGAGGAGATAATTGGTGCTGCTGCAATCTTTAGAGATGTAACAAGTATTCAGAAATTAGCTGAAGAGGTAACAAATTTAAGAGAGTTGGATTCATTATTAAGGGCAATTATAGATTCAACATATGATGCAATTTCAGTTGCAGATGAAGAAGGAAGAATAGTGATGGTGAATAAAGCTTATACAAAAGTAACAGGTCTTACACCAAAAGAAGTTATGGGAAAATTAGCAACATATGATATTGCTGAAGGACAAGAAAGTATGCATATAAGGTGTTCCAGAGAAAAAAAACCTATCTTAAATGTTAAAACAAAATTAGCAACCAATAAGAAAGAAGTTTTAATTAATGTAAATCCTATATTTGTAAAAGGTGAATTTAAAGGAAGTGTTGGAGTAATTCATGACATTTCTGAAATTGAAAGATTAATTAGAGAACTTGAAGCAACTAAAAGATTACTTAAAAAGGACGAAGCAAAATACGCATTTGAGGATATTGTAGCAGAATCAGAAATAATGAAAAATGTAATTTTTCAAGCTAAAAAAGCTGCAAATACAGACGTTAACGTGTTATTATACGGAGAACCTGGTGTTGGAAAAGAAATATTAGCTCAAGCTATTCATAATTACAGTAAGAGAAGAGAACATCCTTTCATATCGACAAATTTATTACTTCAAGATGAAAAGAAACAATTAGAAAATTTTTTTGAAAATAAAGAAAATTTAATAATTGAAGCAGGAACAGGAACATTATTTATAGATAATGCACATTTAATGAGTCCTGAAGTTCAAAAATTAATGATAGAGCTATTGAATGATGGTAATATATATTATAAAGGTAAAAAAATAACATTAAATTCAAGGATAATTTTTGCCACACCTGAAAATTTAAAGGAATTAATGTCTATAGGGAAATTTTCAAGAAAATTATATTATAAAATATCTGTAGTTACCATAGATGTTCCTGCATTAAAAGATAGAAAAGAAGATATACCAAAAATGGCAAAACAGATATTACATATTTTGAATCAAAAACATGAAAAAGTTGTATATGATTTTTCAGAAGACGCATTAAAAATATTAGAAGACTATGATTGGCCTGGAAATATAAGGGAATTAGAAAATGTCTTATAG
- a CDS encoding radical SAM protein yields the protein MSYIPNYIKLYETKELHKRRDLLYEKLSSCDLCPKGCKINRHEKLGVCRIGDKIKVSEFVLYKGEEPPLVGETGAGGVFFSNCSMKCVYCQNFNFSQKGFGKEFSVIELAEKFIWLQNEKHVQNIDLVTATPYLPFIIDALIVAIEKGLNIPLVWNTSSYETVETLKFLDGIIDIYLADIRYTTQYAANLYSKTPDYWDFAQTAIKEMYKQTQGEYIFENNIMKRGLIIRILVLPNNIDEAKYALKFISKIDKNILVSLMDQYVPVYKAKEYPEINRFLKKSEYDKVIDTMIELDLDGWIQEHKLLEGGYCE from the coding sequence ATGAGTTATATACCTAATTACATAAAGTTATATGAAACCAAAGAATTGCATAAAAGAAGAGATTTATTATATGAAAAATTAAGTTCATGTGATTTATGCCCTAAAGGTTGTAAAATAAATAGACATGAAAAGTTAGGAGTATGTAGAATAGGAGATAAAATAAAAGTGTCGGAATTTGTATTATACAAAGGTGAAGAACCGCCATTAGTAGGAGAAACCGGTGCAGGAGGAGTGTTCTTCAGCAATTGTTCAATGAAATGTGTATATTGCCAAAATTTCAACTTTTCTCAAAAAGGTTTCGGTAAAGAATTTTCTGTGATAGAATTAGCAGAAAAATTCATATGGCTTCAAAATGAAAAACATGTTCAAAACATTGATTTAGTTACAGCTACACCATATTTACCTTTTATAATAGATGCTTTGATCGTAGCTATTGAAAAAGGTTTGAATATACCTTTAGTATGGAACACGTCATCGTATGAAACAGTTGAAACATTAAAATTTTTAGATGGAATAATAGATATATATTTAGCAGATATAAGATATACAACACAATATGCTGCGAATTTGTATTCTAAAACACCAGATTATTGGGATTTTGCTCAAACAGCTATTAAAGAGATGTATAAACAAACACAGGGGGAATATATATTTGAAAATAACATAATGAAAAGAGGATTAATTATTAGAATTTTGGTTTTGCCAAATAACATTGATGAAGCTAAATATGCATTAAAATTTATTTCAAAAATTGATAAAAATATACTCGTTAGTCTCATGGATCAATATGTTCCAGTATACAAAGCTAAAGAATATCCGGAAATAAATAGGTTTTTGAAAAAAAGTGAATATGATAAAGTTATAGATACTATGATTGAATTAGATTTAGATGGATGGATCCAAGAACATAAGTTATTAGAGGGGGGTTACTGTGAGTAA
- the fabG gene encoding 3-oxoacyl-[acyl-carrier-protein] reductase, whose amino-acid sequence MKLKNKICIVTGANRGIGKEISKKFVEEGAIVLGFARNVEALKKVEDELNALNKGTFKGYKVDVSNNEEINDTVKKIAKEFKRIDVLVNNAGVTKDTLLLLMKEDEFDFVINVNLKGVFLVTKAVAKIMRKQKEGSIINISSVVGLEGNIGQTNYSASKAGIIGMTKTWAKELTMRGEQIRVNAVAPGFIETDMTKNLNEEFKEAALQRILLKRLGSPEEVAKVVLFLASDDSSYVTGQVIRIDGGLSL is encoded by the coding sequence ATGAAATTGAAAAATAAAATATGTATAGTTACTGGAGCAAACAGAGGAATTGGAAAAGAAATTAGCAAAAAGTTTGTCGAAGAAGGTGCGATAGTATTAGGGTTTGCAAGAAATGTTGAAGCATTAAAAAAAGTTGAAGATGAATTAAATGCTTTAAATAAGGGAACTTTTAAAGGGTATAAAGTTGATGTTTCAAATAATGAAGAGATAAATGATACAGTTAAAAAAATTGCAAAAGAATTTAAGAGAATCGATGTGCTTGTTAATAATGCCGGGGTTACAAAAGATACATTATTATTATTAATGAAAGAAGATGAATTTGATTTTGTTATTAACGTAAATTTAAAAGGGGTATTTTTAGTTACAAAAGCCGTTGCTAAAATAATGAGAAAGCAGAAAGAGGGCTCCATAATAAATATTTCAAGTGTTGTTGGTTTAGAGGGTAATATTGGTCAAACAAATTATTCTGCAAGTAAAGCAGGGATTATTGGAATGACAAAAACATGGGCAAAAGAATTAACAATGAGAGGAGAACAAATAAGAGTAAATGCTGTTGCTCCTGGATTTATTGAAACAGATATGACAAAAAATTTAAATGAAGAATTTAAAGAAGCTGCATTGCAAAGAATTTTGTTAAAACGGTTAGGATCTCCAGAAGAAGTTGCTAAGGTTGTATTGTTTTTAGCATCTGATGATTCATCTTATGTTACTGGACAAGTAATAAGAATAGATGGAGGGCTTTCTTTGTAA
- a CDS encoding RelA/SpoT family protein, whose protein sequence is MEQEFKDYLNDIENILDRKLNDSEILLLQKGYFLAKEAHEGQMRASGETFFEHPKAVSKILAELKMDIESIVSALLHDVVEDCDVPIEKIQNEFGLEIARIVDGVTKISNLKLNEKLNKVDMKSLEKIETIRKMLLAMSNDIRVIIVKLSDRLHNMRTLQYVPHKKQIIKSQETLKIYAPIAHRLGIHKIKAELEDLSFKYLYPDAYDDLKRKLDEKVKNVHDRMEEYKNIISEQLEKHNIKATLQGRTKHLYSIWEKMLRKNKSFDEIYDVIALRIITESPTACYAALGVVHSVWRPVPGRIKDYIAVPKSNGYRSIHTTVITNKGESLEIQIRDWEMHEESEYGLAAHWAYKEGVDSKKLYFVKRLMDLHKEIAQSAFNLNDIEEELKAHEVFVFTPKGEILHLPYGATPIDFAYSIHTNVGNHFAGAKVNGKIVPISCELQNGDIVEIIVNRNSSGPSIDWLKYAKSSRTKHKIKRYYRLKNEKNLEEKGRDKIREIAKDLNISIDNLIREIKDNQNFCERNKIKNEEELYIRIGFGDVNPREIYKLFEKKEDVKEKKEEEDETFQTQKISYKRKGIGVIVDGQEGIDVYFAKCCNPVLGDDITGIVSRKGIGIHRKNCLNIKEVPISRIVKVSWIAEDIENSKFVTHLLIEMESKSVLDEIRKKIRNEKANIEMYETSRKIDRIDLKMRLAVKDIQHLMRVLTAIKNIKGVYNVRRS, encoded by the coding sequence ATGGAGCAAGAATTCAAAGATTACCTTAATGATATAGAGAATATATTAGATAGAAAATTAAATGATTCTGAAATATTATTATTGCAAAAAGGTTATTTTTTAGCCAAAGAAGCTCATGAAGGACAAATGAGAGCTTCAGGTGAAACTTTCTTTGAACATCCAAAAGCTGTTTCAAAAATATTAGCAGAATTAAAAATGGATATAGAAAGTATTGTATCCGCTTTATTACATGATGTAGTTGAAGATTGTGATGTCCCCATTGAAAAAATACAAAATGAATTTGGGCTTGAAATTGCTAGAATAGTGGATGGAGTTACTAAGATTAGTAATTTAAAATTAAATGAAAAGTTGAATAAGGTTGATATGAAATCTTTAGAAAAGATCGAAACTATACGTAAAATGCTTCTTGCCATGTCAAATGATATAAGAGTTATTATAGTTAAATTATCTGATAGATTACATAATATGAGAACATTGCAATATGTTCCACATAAAAAGCAAATTATTAAATCACAAGAAACTCTTAAAATATATGCTCCAATTGCTCATAGATTAGGTATCCATAAAATTAAAGCTGAATTAGAAGATTTATCTTTTAAATATTTATATCCTGATGCTTATGATGATTTAAAAAGAAAGTTGGATGAAAAGGTTAAAAATGTCCATGACAGAATGGAAGAATATAAAAATATTATTTCAGAACAATTAGAAAAACATAATATAAAAGCAACGTTACAAGGAAGAACGAAGCATCTTTATAGTATTTGGGAAAAAATGTTAAGAAAAAATAAGAGTTTTGATGAAATTTATGATGTTATTGCCCTAAGAATAATAACAGAGTCACCGACTGCTTGTTATGCTGCATTGGGTGTTGTTCATTCTGTATGGCGACCTGTACCTGGTAGAATAAAAGATTATATAGCTGTTCCGAAGTCTAATGGCTACAGATCTATTCATACAACTGTTATTACAAATAAAGGGGAATCTCTTGAAATTCAAATTAGAGACTGGGAAATGCATGAAGAAAGCGAATATGGTTTGGCAGCACATTGGGCTTATAAAGAAGGTGTTGATTCTAAAAAATTGTATTTTGTAAAAAGATTAATGGATTTACATAAAGAAATTGCTCAATCTGCTTTCAATTTAAATGATATTGAAGAAGAATTAAAAGCACATGAAGTTTTTGTTTTCACACCAAAAGGGGAAATACTGCATTTACCGTATGGTGCTACACCAATAGATTTTGCATATTCTATACATACAAATGTGGGGAATCATTTTGCTGGAGCTAAAGTAAACGGAAAAATTGTTCCTATAAGTTGTGAACTTCAAAATGGTGATATTGTTGAGATAATTGTAAATAGAAATTCTTCCGGACCAAGTATTGACTGGTTAAAATATGCAAAGTCATCAAGAACAAAACATAAGATAAAAAGGTATTATAGATTAAAAAATGAGAAAAATCTTGAAGAAAAAGGAAGAGATAAAATTAGAGAAATCGCTAAGGATTTAAATATATCTATTGATAATTTAATACGTGAAATAAAAGATAATCAAAACTTTTGCGAAAGAAACAAAATAAAAAACGAAGAAGAATTATATATAAGAATCGGATTTGGTGATGTCAATCCAAGGGAAATTTACAAACTTTTTGAAAAAAAAGAAGATGTAAAAGAAAAGAAAGAAGAAGAGGATGAAACATTTCAAACTCAAAAAATTTCATACAAAAGAAAAGGTATTGGCGTTATCGTTGATGGTCAGGAAGGTATAGATGTTTACTTTGCAAAATGTTGTAATCCTGTATTAGGAGATGATATTACAGGAATAGTTAGCAGAAAAGGAATTGGAATACATAGAAAAAATTGTTTAAATATTAAGGAAGTTCCTATTTCCAGAATAGTTAAAGTTTCTTGGATTGCTGAGGATATTGAAAACTCTAAATTTGTTACACATTTACTTATTGAAATGGAAAGTAAATCTGTTTTAGATGAAATAAGAAAAAAGATTAGAAATGAAAAAGCCAATATTGAAATGTATGAGACTTCAAGAAAAATCGATAGAATCGATTTGAAAATGCGTCTTGCAGTAAAAGATATTCAACATTTAATGCGAGTTTTAACCGCAATTAAAAACATAAAAGGAGTATATAATGTAAGGAGGAGTTAG
- the dtd gene encoding D-aminoacyl-tRNA deacylase gives MRAVVQRVKKAHVNVEGKTVGKINKGILVFLGVGQNDTEKDIEWLADKILNLRIFEDENYKMNLSLLDIKGEILVVSQFTLYGDCRKGRRPSYSNAAKPEKGKEFYENFIQFIEKKYHLNVEKGVFQAEMEVNLINDGPVTLLLDSEKTF, from the coding sequence TTGAGAGCGGTTGTTCAAAGAGTTAAAAAAGCACATGTTAATGTGGAAGGAAAAACTGTTGGTAAAATCAACAAAGGTATTTTAGTATTTTTAGGTGTTGGACAAAATGATACTGAAAAAGATATTGAATGGTTAGCAGATAAAATTCTTAATCTTAGGATTTTTGAAGATGAAAATTATAAGATGAATTTATCTTTATTGGATATTAAAGGTGAAATTTTAGTTGTTTCACAATTCACTTTATATGGTGATTGCAGAAAAGGTAGAAGACCTTCATATTCAAATGCTGCTAAACCGGAAAAAGGTAAAGAATTCTATGAAAACTTTATACAGTTTATAGAAAAAAAATACCATCTTAACGTAGAAAAAGGTGTTTTTCAGGCTGAAATGGAAGTTAATTTAATTAATGATGGACCTGTAACTTTATTATTAGACTCAGAAAAAACTTTTTAA
- the polA gene encoding DNA polymerase I, with amino-acid sequence MRNLYLIDGSGVAYRAFFALDQNLKTTTGIYTNAIYGVTKMILKILEKYVLKNEDAIIFIMDKKTVTYRHKLLESYKANRPETPKIFIDQIPYILEIVNALGIKTIAEEGYEADDVIATLSLKGQKDFNNIYILSSDKDLMQLVNDKIKMLRIGRGITDIIEYDVNKVQEKYGFGPEKIQDFLALTGDAVDNIPGVKGIGEKTATKLIKEFGSLEEIYKNVRNTTKSIQKKLVEGKEMAFLSKKLVQLVTDVPLDINWNDYIYRGFNDNLEDLLNEFEFKSILRELGLKERKKAIKINDLPEVDDLSSKGSYELLSHNNLKDFLETLKKQDVVSFDLETTSIDPYQADILGIALSFEPKRGYYIDISSETYETKIKILGELWDILKNKNLIGQNLKYDLSIMKNNGFDFKIPYFDTMIAAYLISPDSRRFNMDDLAKKYLNYETIKYNDVVNETLFANTLKDVDINTVAEYSGEDADITLRLFHVLRPKIYEFELEKVMFEIENPLIPVLAQMELNGVYFDIPYLKELEKEYTIISNNILKEIKDMAGYEINPNSPKQIRELLFERLGLSPKKKTKGGKFSTNAQVLEEMKNDHPIIQKILDYRKYQKLLSTYIQAIPKLVNKKTKRVHTSFNQTGAATGRLSSSDPNLQNLPIREVEGEKIRKAVKAEKENYVLLSADYSQIELRVLAHMSKDPVLIESFKKNLDIHTITAAKLFDVPENQVDHHMRQIGKMINFSIIYGVSSYGLSERTGVSVNEAGIFIKKYFELYKNVEKYQQQILSDLAKNGYVETLFGRKRFLNNLRLNKNDLKRMAVNTPIQGTASDIMKLAMIKLNAKLPEYAKMILQVHDEIVIELPEEKKEVVSKIVKETMENVIALDVPLRVDINISERWTK; translated from the coding sequence ATGAGAAATTTGTATTTAATTGATGGTAGCGGTGTTGCTTATAGAGCTTTTTTTGCTTTAGATCAAAATCTAAAAACTACAACTGGAATATACACCAATGCAATTTACGGTGTAACTAAAATGATTTTAAAAATATTAGAAAAATATGTTTTAAAAAATGAAGACGCAATAATTTTTATTATGGATAAAAAAACTGTTACATATAGACATAAATTACTTGAAAGTTATAAAGCTAACAGACCAGAAACACCAAAAATATTTATAGATCAAATACCATATATTTTAGAAATTGTTAATGCTTTAGGAATTAAAACTATTGCTGAAGAAGGTTATGAAGCTGATGACGTAATAGCTACATTATCTCTAAAAGGGCAAAAAGATTTCAATAATATTTACATATTATCTTCTGACAAAGATTTAATGCAATTAGTTAATGACAAAATTAAAATGCTCAGAATAGGTAGAGGAATTACTGACATCATAGAATATGATGTTAATAAAGTGCAAGAAAAATACGGTTTTGGCCCTGAAAAAATACAAGATTTCCTTGCATTAACAGGTGATGCTGTAGATAATATTCCTGGTGTAAAAGGCATTGGCGAAAAAACAGCTACCAAATTAATAAAAGAATTTGGATCGCTAGAAGAAATATATAAAAACGTTAGAAACACCACAAAATCAATACAAAAAAAATTAGTTGAAGGAAAAGAAATGGCTTTTTTAAGCAAAAAACTCGTTCAACTTGTTACAGACGTTCCTTTAGATATAAATTGGAATGACTATATTTATAGAGGTTTTAATGATAATTTAGAAGATTTACTTAATGAATTTGAGTTTAAATCTATTTTACGAGAATTAGGTCTAAAAGAAAGAAAAAAAGCTATAAAAATTAATGATTTACCAGAAGTTGATGATTTATCTTCTAAAGGTAGTTACGAGTTGTTATCCCATAATAACTTAAAAGATTTTCTTGAAACACTAAAAAAACAAGATGTTGTTTCTTTTGATTTGGAAACTACATCTATAGACCCTTATCAAGCTGATATTTTAGGGATCGCATTATCTTTTGAACCAAAAAGAGGATATTATATTGATATTTCGAGTGAAACTTATGAAACAAAAATTAAAATTTTGGGAGAATTATGGGATATCTTGAAAAATAAAAATTTAATAGGACAAAATTTGAAATATGATCTATCAATTATGAAAAATAATGGGTTTGATTTTAAAATCCCTTACTTTGATACAATGATTGCTGCTTACTTAATTTCTCCTGATTCCAGACGTTTTAATATGGATGATTTAGCTAAAAAATATTTGAATTATGAAACAATAAAATATAACGACGTTGTAAACGAAACACTATTCGCAAATACTCTAAAAGATGTTGATATAAATACTGTTGCAGAATATTCAGGTGAAGATGCTGATATTACTTTAAGATTATTTCATGTTTTAAGGCCTAAAATTTATGAATTTGAATTAGAAAAAGTTATGTTTGAAATTGAAAATCCTTTAATTCCTGTTTTGGCACAAATGGAATTAAACGGTGTTTATTTTGATATTCCTTATTTAAAGGAACTTGAAAAAGAATATACTATAATCTCAAATAATATTCTAAAAGAAATTAAAGATATGGCTGGATATGAAATAAATCCTAATTCTCCTAAACAAATAAGAGAGCTTTTATTTGAAAGATTGGGCTTATCTCCTAAGAAAAAAACTAAAGGAGGAAAATTTTCTACAAATGCTCAGGTATTAGAAGAAATGAAAAATGATCATCCTATAATTCAAAAAATACTTGATTACAGAAAATATCAAAAATTATTATCAACTTATATACAAGCAATTCCTAAACTTGTAAATAAAAAAACTAAAAGAGTTCATACATCTTTTAATCAAACTGGTGCCGCTACAGGAAGACTAAGTAGTAGTGATCCAAATTTACAAAATTTACCCATAAGAGAGGTTGAAGGCGAAAAAATTAGAAAGGCTGTAAAAGCTGAAAAAGAGAATTATGTGCTTCTAAGCGCTGATTATTCACAAATAGAACTGAGAGTTTTAGCTCACATGAGCAAAGATCCAGTATTAATAGAATCATTTAAAAAGAATTTAGATATTCACACAATAACTGCTGCTAAACTTTTTGATGTACCAGAAAATCAGGTGGACCATCACATGAGACAAATTGGAAAAATGATTAATTTTTCTATTATTTATGGTGTTTCTTCTTATGGTTTATCTGAAAGGACGGGTGTATCTGTTAATGAAGCTGGAATATTTATAAAAAAATATTTTGAATTATATAAAAATGTAGAAAAATATCAACAACAAATATTATCAGATTTAGCAAAAAATGGTTATGTTGAAACTTTATTTGGAAGAAAAAGATTTTTAAATAATTTAAGATTAAATAAAAATGATTTAAAACGCATGGCTGTAAATACTCCTATCCAAGGAACCGCTTCTGATATTATGAAATTAGCAATGATAAAATTGAACGCTAAATTGCCAGAATATGCAAAAATGATTCTTCAGGTTCATGATGAAATAGTCATTGAGCTTCCTGAAGAGAAAAAAGAGGTAGTTTCTAAAATTGTAAAAGAAACTATGGAAAATGTTATTGCGCTTGATGTTCCACTTAGAGTAGATATTAATATATCTGAAAGGTGGACAAAGTGA